One window of the Runella slithyformis DSM 19594 genome contains the following:
- a CDS encoding ApeA N-terminal domain 1-containing protein yields MDKQITDSFVYQGVWYIPSDSPNECYGTLVYNPTHGGELEIFIPYKETETDPFPDRSEAIILGVTKERNLITLIDCKRKSFNSIAGKIQILKFDIPYIIVGGHIKNLSDLVFNRAIIKYNNLDIWLDRFDFANQGDIYDITDLKIEYNRPKNVPFSINEALNGQFEFHAAAPNNSDSQKFSIIQEAVLTLIFANATEIKDLLKEIYVFTKFLKFATLENTYITSIILANNEQTFIQGYKLYFKEMSLFFGQYGIEANSNSKNTINYLFTYNEISDTFEDVIRKWYILNEKIRPVIGFLMDSINVSVIEINTFLNIVQALEIYHRNFKKNYVIPKSEHKARVNNILKSVENQHKDWLKEAINYSNEPRLKDRLCEILHVVSEIPTLDKMISDKNAFIVSVKDSRNYYTHYDASGKKTILKDLELALATKKLQAILIALLLMDLGLTNEEVNNYFEKQKYGHFRIIMPHYWY; encoded by the coding sequence ATGGACAAGCAAATTACTGATAGTTTTGTATATCAGGGCGTTTGGTATATACCTAGCGATAGTCCCAATGAATGTTATGGAACTTTGGTGTATAACCCAACTCATGGTGGCGAGTTAGAAATTTTTATTCCTTATAAAGAAACTGAAACTGATCCATTTCCAGATAGGAGTGAAGCCATTATTTTAGGGGTAACTAAAGAACGAAATTTAATTACTTTAATTGATTGTAAACGTAAATCTTTTAATTCAATAGCTGGGAAGATTCAAATACTAAAATTTGATATTCCATATATTATTGTTGGGGGACATATTAAAAATTTAAGTGATTTGGTTTTTAATAGAGCTATAATAAAATATAATAATTTAGACATATGGCTTGACCGCTTCGACTTTGCAAATCAAGGAGATATATACGATATAACCGACTTGAAGATTGAATATAATAGACCTAAAAATGTCCCTTTTTCTATTAATGAGGCTCTAAATGGCCAATTTGAGTTTCATGCTGCTGCACCTAATAATTCAGATTCTCAAAAATTTTCTATTATTCAGGAAGCTGTTCTAACATTAATATTTGCAAATGCAACAGAAATTAAGGATTTGCTCAAAGAAATATATGTGTTTACAAAATTTTTAAAATTCGCCACTCTCGAAAATACATATATAACATCCATAATACTAGCAAACAATGAGCAAACCTTTATCCAAGGCTATAAATTGTATTTTAAAGAGATGAGTCTTTTTTTTGGGCAGTATGGGATTGAAGCGAATAGCAACTCCAAAAATACTATAAATTATCTATTTACGTATAATGAGATAAGCGACACATTTGAAGATGTGATAAGAAAATGGTACATTCTTAATGAAAAGATTCGACCTGTAATTGGATTTTTGATGGATAGTATTAATGTAAGCGTTATTGAGATAAATACCTTTTTAAACATTGTACAAGCATTAGAAATATATCATAGAAATTTTAAAAAAAATTATGTAATTCCTAAATCTGAACACAAGGCAAGAGTTAATAATATTCTTAAATCGGTTGAAAATCAGCATAAAGATTGGTTAAAAGAGGCTATTAACTATTCCAATGAACCTAGATTAAAGGATAGGCTTTGTGAAATTTTGCATGTTGTATCTGAAATACCAACTTTAGACAAAATGATTAGTGATAAAAACGCTTTTATTGTTAGTGTAAAGGATAGCAGGAATTATTATACACATTACGACGCAAGCGGCAAAAAAACTATTTTAAAAGATTTAGAATTGGCATTAGCTACTAAGAAACTTCAAGCTATACTTATTGCACTTTTACTAATGGACTTAGGTTTAACAAATGAGGAAGTTAATAACTATTTTGAGAAACAAAAATATGGACATTTTAGGATAATAATGCCACATTATTGGTATTGA